The Prochlorococcus marinus str. MIT 1214 sequence TCGTTTTTCATCTCAAACATAATAGATACTATTTCGTTCCCTTCACTATCACAGTCACGGAAAATATAATCACCTTTACTACCAAAACTAGCATCATTATCTTTCTCAAAATAGGCATTTGGAAAGGCTGTAGCCCTTAGCCGATTAAATTCATTTTCGCAATGTTGCTCAAGAGACTCGCCAACCATTTTTGTGGACAATTTTGTTTTCATATCACGAAGTCTCTCAATTAAATCATCTCGATCTTTTAACTGAATCTCATATTTCATTTTTATAGATTTTTCAGATAACTCTTTTTGCAACTCAACTTTATCTAAGTTATTTTTGAGTTTTTCATACCCTTCTTTTAATTCAGTAATTGCGGTATTTACGGCAAGTTTTTTATCAAATTCATTCTTTTCTCTTGTTTTCTCCAATAAATACTCTAGTGAATCTCTCTCTTTTTCGAAGGTATGCTTAATCTTATTGACAGCCATGGTTTTTTCAGCCTGGGCAGAAATCAATTGAGACTGCAGGCCTTGCATTTTTTTTTCATTTACAAATGCTACCTCTTGCATTTGTAATCGAAGATTTTGAATTGCAAGATCAACGGATTTCTGTTTATCCCTTTCATGAATTTCAAGTCTTTTCTTCATTTCATCTTCAAACTCCTGATCTCTTACCTGCTTAATAATATTTGAGTAACTATCTTCATCAATTCTGATCGTACTACCACATTCAGGACATTTGATTTCATTCATATCTGAGCAAATGAGACACACAGGCTATTATTACTTTTTATCTTGTTTCGATTCGACAAGCAAGCATTATGTTAAACCCAAAAACCTGTATCCAAAAAGGATGAGCTTAAGACTGGATAGTTAGAGAAAGAAGAACTCGTATTAGATTATTCCTTTGAACTTGGGTAGATTCCAGATAGATCTCCTTTATTTGCCTTAATAGCCGAAGATTTCCATTTGTACCATTTTTTGTTTCTTGAATAGTCTTCCTCCTCCCAAATCTGATTTTGAAATATCAAGATTCCACAAAGTATAAAAAAAATGAGGACACCCAAAAAGATATGCCAGTCAAGCATTATTGATGCATTTGAGTAGCGAACATAGGCAAAGAATTTCAACATAATGTCCCCTATGAACGAATAAGTCCAAAAAATTTACTTGATAAATACTAAAGTACATTGAGTATAATTGAGGTTTTTTACCAACACTTCATTAAAAGGTTAAAGATGTTTGAGGAATTATATAGTTATCAACTATTAGTAAAATCTTTTTGTGTTCGAGCAATAATTTTTACTACACAATATATATTTATATACAAAATAAAATAAGATTGAAAAGTATTAAAAGCAACAAAATGTCATTACTCAACTTTGCTCTTGCTCACTCAGAGCTAGGAATAAGCCATTTTACAACAGATTTAATTCTTGTTCTTTCATTCGCAATAGTAACAGCACTTCCTATGTCTTTATTACGACCTCAGATACAAGAAGAGAATGTAAAGAGCAATGTATTCAAAAGCTGAAGCAATGAATCATAAGGTTAATAAATTTGAATAAATTATCAACTAAAAGCACAAGTTAATATAAATCAATATATTAATTAAATATTACTAGAGAAACTTTTGTTATTTTATATTTTTCGCTAATTTCTGTTAATATTAGAAAACCAGTAAATAGCAATTGAGTCAAACCCCAAAATTAGTTATTGTCAAATGTGATTACTGCTTATTTTTTTAGGCTTCATCTTAAAATTTTACTTTTTTGACACGTTATCAGAGTTAGTGTATGTACAATACTTATACAATTAAGTTAACATGTCAGATCAAAGTTTATTCATATACGATGGTGAATGCCCATTTTGCAATCACTTTGCTGAATTAATTGAAATAAAAAGCTTTCTGCCTGATTTCGAAATATTAGATGGAAGAAAAAATCTACCCCTATTAACTCAACTCTATAACCAAGGATATGATTTAAATAAGGGTGCAATTCTAATCAACAATGAAAAGATAATGCATGGTGCTGATGCAATTAATTGGATTTGCTCTGAGATCAAAGAGCCAAGCGACTCACTTTTAGAAGTACTCAGGATTATTTTCACCTCTAACAAGATGACTAATTTATTATTTCCATTCCTTTTATGGGGAAGAAGGTTATCACTGACATTAAAAGGAAAGTCACACCAACCAGTTAGCGAAAATAATCAATTTTTCTGAATGTGTCATACAACCTGAGTTCAAAATCGAAGTTGAGCAAATATTTTAAATTATAATAGTTTGATAATAATCTCAAAATCAACAAAGGCTGAATTTGAGATTAATAACCAATAGGAGCAATTAGAAGAAAAATTTTTATTGATTAACTTAAAGATCTCAGAAGATTATTCAAGTATTAAAAAACTAATTAATGCTTTAGATAAAACTTGTCTCAAAACTTTGGCTGAATTTTGTCAAATACTTTCAATTTATATTCTGTTTGTAACATCAGTTGATGAGATGATAGATCCAATACCTAGGACGAGTTTAGATATGTAAAATAAGAATTAAGATATCTAAGCAAAATATGCTTATAGAAATCCTTGGGAATAGCACTTCATTACTAGTTATCTTTTTGATTGGTTTATCAATATATTTCGGAATACAAGCTAAGACAAAAAAGATAAAATGATCTTTAGTTTTTTATGTAATTAAAAAGGAAGCTGATAACCAAGTAATGTCCCTGAAAAATAATTAAAACTTAACTTATTCAAGTAAATGCTTTTTAAGTACCTCTAGACTCGGACCTCTTTCACTCTCAATATTTGAAATAGGTATCCAACTCCAATCCACATACAGAGAAAGCATTACAGTAAAAAAGATTGACAATGGAAAAACAAGCTCAATAAAAACGTGTCTAACCACATAAACCATTAAGTCAGAAGTATTAGTAACAATTTCTTCATAAAGCGGATCAAACATGAATCATATATACAAGTAAGTCATAAGGTTAACGAAATTAGATATCAAAATGTGAATATAAAAAATTAATTGCAAGATAAAAAAGGTTGTATACACGACGAAATAGAAGGTGCATTGGGCAAAAAAATGGAATGCTAGACAAGGATGAATCTAAAATCAAAGGAACTTGAGAATTAAAGACCTAAGATTTTATCAAGAGAAGAATCAGCATTTGCAAAAAGGATATTACTAAAAAACTCAGTAGAAAGAATCATGAAACTAGAAACAAACGATATTTAAAAAAGGTATATGTAATTGGTTTTTACGAAAAAAATACTGTATTTTAAGAAAACTAAAAAAAAAAAGCGTTTAAAAAGGAAGAATCCTATAAAGAAAAAATAAGAAACGAGGTGAAAAAGAGAAGAAAGATCTCACTCGGTAAATAAAATATAAACAAATAATCAGACAAACTTAACTAGGAGAATTTAGTAAATAAAAAAGCCAAGAGGCAGATATGCTTCTCGGCTAAATCTAAATATTATGAATCAGTTTAGGAGTGATTAACCTTCTCCTTCTGGAACCAAACGAAAACCTTTACGTCCCATCTTAATCTCAAAATTATCTCCGGGTTTGAGATCTAAAAGAGCTGTATAGGCCTTTCCTATCAACAGGTTTCCATTTCCTTGAACGGTAGCCACATAGCTAAGCTTCCTTCCACCTTTACCAATACCACCAGCACTTTCTGCCGCTAGGTTTACACCTTTAGCCTCTAAAAGCGCTTCGTAAAAGGCAGTGTAGTTAAGACGCTCTCCGCCTCCTTTCTTTGTGGATACATATCCACAAGCTTTAACAAGATCAGATTTTGAGACATCTCCCAAGTCTTTGACCTTGGCTAATAAATCCTTACCAGTGAGCATGATAAATAAATGGTTGTACTTATAATACTAACTTATAATTAACAAACTTACAATATTTATATTAGTCCTAGACATTAAAGCTAAAAGTTATGGGAACAGAAGCATCTAGATTAAACTCAGTATTTCAAGGTTCGAGGCTAAATTAATCAGAGATGAATGCATAGATTTATAGGAAAGATCCTTTTTGGCATGTCGTAAAATAAATGATTCGGAACATCATTTCTCTTTTAGAAAACCCTCAATCGCCAGCAATAGCAGTATTATTTTATAAAATAAGGAGAAATGTATAGAAGCTTATAGACAGCTATGAGCAAAATGAAAAGTTCATACAATCAAATTGATCAATATATAAAGGTTTCCACTTGAGTATTTGTTAAAGCATGAATCAGAATAAAATTACTTATTACAACAAAAAATGAATCTCTCTAAAATAGTCCTGATTTGTATTGAATCTATATTCAACCTTTCGCATTTACTGAGTTATTTGGAACTCTATTAAATTTCTAGTATCAAAAAGAAATAATTACTTTGAACCTTTCCTTGAGATTTATTCTTCTTCATAAATCAGACGAAGAACTATAGAACGTAATTTACAAAGATCACAGGAAATAAAATCTTCTAGAAATAAATACAGATACTTTGTTGAATATTCGTCTTAAATTTGCGTTCAAATACAGCACCATTACTTATCATCACTGATAATACTTGCTTACTCTCATCATTCATTGTCGTAACAGCTTGGACTTGACTTAATGTCTCCGTTGCTTTAATTAAGCATCTATTCCAGCTTGAGCCCTGATTGGAGATAGGGAATAATAGAATAGATAGTGTAGTAAAACCAACAGTTAGAAGTCCTAGATAAAGTCCAGAGATATAATCATTGATTTTGTCTAAAAAGACATATCGATAAGTTTTATTTAAACAGATGAGTCAATACCTCTACATAAAATTTCCAACTAAACAGTATTGTCAGTTGAAAGGATAAAAATTTAAATATCCGATTAACCCTAGTGAAAATTGATGATATTGCTAAAGACGTATAAATTAAGATGTTCAATTTTAATCAGCCCACTTACCAATTGCAAATTCAAGAAATCGATCAACATCATCATTAGGGCAACCAGTCTTGCTTTTTAATTCCTTACATGCGTCAGAAATTTTTTCAAAACAAATTTTGACATCCCCATTTGCATCGATTGCTTGAAATATTTGCTTGTCAGTAAAGGTCATATGAGGAAGAGGAGCAACTAGTCAAAGCGTATTTTCCTTGGGCTATTTTCGCAATCTAAATAAGAAAAACAAAATCTATACTTGGTAAAAGAAAAAGTAATTTTAATATCAATGCTCTAAAAGTTAATCAAATAGTTATTTAGTTAAAGCCAAAGCCCAATTAGGTGATGATGGGCTAACACCCAAAATGTTCTTAGTCAATGAGGAATTGCATTTAGCGACAATCCCATTGGTAGGAAGATTTGAAAACAATTCATTCTTGATCCATTGAGAATGCCATCTTTTAACCTGCTTAGGATCATCAGTTCTTAGAGTCACAGGAACATCAAATCCCCAGGATTGAAGTTGGGTCAAATCTGACAACTCGTCACTGTTTGAGCAGAAAATTTGGAATGCTTTAAAAAAAAGATAGGAACTGTTATCAATTTTCGAAGATGAGTTCGATAGCAATTGCTGTATTGAAATCTTGGAATTAGATGAAGGTGAATATAAAACACCCTCCAACTCAACTTCAACTTTTAGAGAGTCATCAATCCTCAAAGGTATAGCATTGATATTCCTAATATTTTCAATAATCTCACTGTCTTGACGAGAGTAGGCATCTACTAATTGGCCATATTTATATCTAAGTGCTACTGCACAACCAACAATTTTCGGTTGTACAACCATGGTTGATCCCTCTGGTAATTTTGCACACCAGCTAGAGAAACAATCCTTATCAAGTCCAAGTAATCTCATATATATATCAATAGGAAAATATGGAGTCAAGTCGCCTCAATAACTTCTTTTCTTAAGGAATCAATGAAAACTCGTTTAATGTTATCAACATCTGAAAAGCAAAACGGAAACGGAAAAGTAATTAATCTAAATTAAAAATACTATGCTTATATTCCTAAGAAGAAATTAACCTCGCAGTCATTGAATTTAATAGCT is a genomic window containing:
- a CDS encoding DUF2130 domain-containing protein, which encodes MNEIKCPECGSTIRIDEDSYSNIIKQVRDQEFEDEMKKRLEIHERDKQKSVDLAIQNLRLQMQEVAFVNEKKMQGLQSQLISAQAEKTMAVNKIKHTFEKERDSLEYLLEKTREKNEFDKKLAVNTAITELKEGYEKLKNNLDKVELQKELSEKSIKMKYEIQLKDRDDLIERLRDMKTKLSTKMVGESLEQHCENEFNRLRATAFPNAYFEKDNDASFGSKGDYIFRDCDSEGNEIVSIMFEMKNECDSTSSKKKNEDFLKELNKDRIEKNCEYAVLVSLLESDNDLFNSGIADFSYRYPKMYVVRPQCFLPIISLLRNASLKALEYKSELAAIKEQNIDITNFENSLELFKDSFGKNYSLASKRFETAIMEIDKSINHLQKTKDALLGADRNLRLANDKAQDVSVKRLTRNNPTMREKFSSMRKSDAA
- a CDS encoding DCC1-like thiol-disulfide oxidoreductase family protein produces the protein MSDQSLFIYDGECPFCNHFAELIEIKSFLPDFEILDGRKNLPLLTQLYNQGYDLNKGAILINNEKIMHGADAINWICSEIKEPSDSLLEVLRIIFTSNKMTNLLFPFLLWGRRLSLTLKGKSHQPVSENNQFF
- a CDS encoding AbrB family transcriptional regulator → MLTGKDLLAKVKDLGDVSKSDLVKACGYVSTKKGGGERLNYTAFYEALLEAKGVNLAAESAGGIGKGGRKLSYVATVQGNGNLLIGKAYTALLDLKPGDNFEIKMGRKGFRLVPEGEG
- a CDS encoding NAD-dependent DNA ligase, which codes for MTPYFPIDIYMRLLGLDKDCFSSWCAKLPEGSTMVVQPKIVGCAVALRYKYGQLVDAYSRQDSEIIENIRNINAIPLRIDDSLKVEVELEGVLYSPSSNSKISIQQLLSNSSSKIDNSSYLFFKAFQIFCSNSDELSDLTQLQSWGFDVPVTLRTDDPKQVKRWHSQWIKNELFSNLPTNGIVAKCNSSLTKNILGVSPSSPNWALALTK